A stretch of DNA from Sugiyamaella lignohabitans strain CBS 10342 chromosome B, complete sequence:
CGGTGGAAATCATTGATAACGACCCATTGGTACTACCTGAATTCGGGGCTTCTTCTCTCGAACATGACACATTAAACACATCAGCATCCAGTCGACTGTCAGGAACTGAATGGCTGAAAGAACAATGTCAATTGGCAGCTAGGGCCAACAGCGGGTTCTCAGCAGAGGATCTCCAGGCCATGCTGACTGACATTCTCAAATCTGACATAGCAGACAGCGAGCTCCAGGGCACTCTTGCGGATATGCTCGGGTTTGACAATCTAGGTCTAGTCAGTGAGTTGATTCAACGTCGTTCTACTCTATTCATTGATGAAGTAAGTATCCCAGTTGACTTTGAAAAGGGCTCTTTACTGCCAATTCGTTTTGTGCAATATTCGATAGAGGCTGTAGGGGTTGGAGTTAATTAAGATACATTTCTAACTACATTAAGGAGGAAAATGGTGCCGTTTCAGGCATTCTGACAAAGTCTGAAAGAGAAAGGCAGGTTCAGGCAAACCGTCAGCTATTACAGGAAAAGGCCAGTAGGCTCGAATATGGCACAGTTGATCCAAAATATCCTCATGTCTATAGGGCCCATGATGCTGGAAATACGTTGAGTGCGTTTGGTACCAAATACAGTTTGCCAATGGGTACAACACGTACTCAGGAAGAGTTTTATGAGGAAGTTATCATTCCTTATCCTAAAAAGAAGACAGTTATTCGGGATTCGGATCTTGTTGCTATTAAGGATTTAGACCCTCTGTGCCAAGGTACGTTTAGTCGGTATAAGACGCTCAATCGCATGCAATCACTGGTTTACCCAGTGGGATACAATACCAATGAGAATATGCTGGTTTGTGCTCCTACAGGTGCTGGTAAGACAGATGTTGCTTTACTTACAATGCTGAACACCATTCTGCACCATAGTACTTATGATGAGGAGAGTGGTGTTTATGATATCCAGTATGACGATTTTAAGATCGTCTACGTCGCTCCTTTAAAAGCCCTGGCTGCTGAAGTGGTTGAAAAAATGGGTAATCGTTTAGCATGGCTCGGAGTTAATGTGCGCGAGTTGACTGGTGATATGCAACTCACCAGAGCCGAGATAGCTGCCACTCAAGTCATCGTGACTACACCTGAAAAATGGGATGTGGTTTCACGTAAATCTACTGGCGATAATGAACTGGTTACAAAGGTCAAGCTGCTGATTATTGATGAGGTACATCTTTTGCATGAAGATAGAGGTGCTGTAATCGAGTCTTTGGTAGCAAGAACGCTAAGACAAGTCGAAAGTACTCAGTCCATGATTCGTATTGTAGGTTTGTCTGCTACTCTGCCTAACTTTATCGATGTTGCTGAGTTTCTAAGAGTAAATTTGCAACAGGGactgttttattttgatgCATCTTTCAGACCTGTTCCGTTGAAACAGCAGTTTGTAGGTGTTAAGGGTAAAGCAGGAAGTAAGCAGGCCCAAGAGAATATTGATAAAGTGGCATATGATAAGCTCATTGAGAATCTACAGCAAGGGCACCAAGTAATGGTGTTTGTTCATTCACGAAAAGATACTGTAAAAACTTCACGAACATTTATGAATATGGCCCAGGCAAATGGAGATATGGACCTATTTGATTCTTCCGAGGTCGATGGTTACGACGGATTCAAGCGGGAAATGAGCAAGCATAAGAACAAGGATATGAAAGAGTTGTTTGATCGTGGATTCGGTGTCCATCATGCTGGTATGTTACGAGCAGAACGCAATATGACTGAAAAGCTTTTCATGAACGGAGCTATCAAGGTTCTATGTTGTACAGCCACTCTTGCCTGGGGTGTTAACTTGCCAGCCGCCGTTGTTATCGTTAAAGGTACCCAAATCTACGATGCCAAACAGGgtggttttgttgatttgggAATATCTGACGTAATTCAGATTTTTGGTCGTGCTGGTAGACCCCAATTTGAGAAATATGGTACTGGTATTCTTTGTACCTCGTTGGACAGGCTCGACCATTATCTTTCGGCCATTACCCAACAACATCCAATTGAGTCAAGACTACAACCAAAACTTGCCGATAACTTGAATGCTGAAATCTCACTTGGTACAGTAACAAACGTTGATGAGGGTGTCCAGTGGCTCGGATACActtatttgtttgttcgTATGAGGAAGAATCCATTAGCGTACGGATTGGTATGGAATGATGTGGTGGACGACCCATTGTTAGGTGCCCGCAGAAGAGCTTTAGTTGTCGAGGCTGCTAGAAGACTTCATTCTATTCAGATGATTATTTTCGACGAGGGCAAAACAGACTCATTTTTAGCAAAAGATCTTGGTCGAATTGCATCTGActtttatcttttgaataACAGTGTGGAGGTGTTCAATACACTGTTAAAACCGCTAGCCACAGAGGCTGATATTTTTGCTATGATTAGTATGAGTGGCGAATTCGACGGTATCAAGGCAAGAGAAGAGGAATCTAAAGAGCTGACCAAGCTGAGAGAAGAGTCTTCTCCTTGTCAGATTGGTAGTGCCCTTGACAGTCCCGAGGGAAAGACGAATGTACTTTTACAAGCATTTATTTCAAAAGCTACTATCCAAGACTCTGCTCTTTCATCAGATGCAAACTATGTTGCACAGAATGCTACTCGTATTGCTAGAGCGCTATTCTTGATATGTGTGAACAGACGATGGGGTCATTTAGCAAGAGTTCTTTTGTCGCTGTGTAAGTCTGTCGATCGCAGACTGTGGTCGTTTGAGCATCCACTGGCTCAGTTTAATGAGCTGCCAATGCAGATTATCAGGAATCTCGAGGCTAAAAACCCGTCTGTTCTCAGTTTAAAAGAAATGGAAACGAGAGAGATCGGTGAATTGGTTCGCAATACCCATCAGGGAAACAATGTAGCGAGACTGGCTGACAGGTTTCCACTGCTGGAAGTCAGTAATGCAGAAATCCAGCCCATTACTGCCAAAGTATTGCGTGTACACGTAGAACTCGAGCCTGATTTCAAGTGGGATCCGAAATATCATGGTAAAACACAATTTTTCTGGGTGTGGATAGAGGAGGATTCCGAGAAGTTTGAGATTCTTCACAATGAAAAGGTAATCTTATCAAAAGGATCAATGGACTCTCCTCATGTGCTTGATTTCACCATTCCAATTTCAGAGCCACTTCCAGATCAGCTTATCGTGCGGGTCATGTCAGACAGCTGGGCAGGGTCTGAAACGAGCGTTGCTGTCTCTTTTAAACATCTGATCCGACCTGAGACTCAGCCTATTCAGACCAAACTCCTGAAGTTGAGACCATTACCGGTCACTGCGTTGAAGAACGATCTTTTGGAGTCCATGTATCGACAAAAATTCGAGTATTTTAACCCTATGCAAACCATGGCTTTCAATACCTTGTACCACAAGGACACCAGTGTATTGCTTGGTTCCCCTACTGGTTCGGGTAAAACCGTTGCCTGTGAACTGGCAATCTGGGCAGCGTTTAAAAAGTTTCCTGGATCTAAAGTGGTTTATATTGCTCCCATGAAGGCTCTTGTGAAGGAAAGAGTGGGTGATTGGTCTAGAGGTATCTGTCGACAGGCTGGCATTAAATTAGTAGAGTTGACTGGTGATACTAATCCTGACGCAGACAGTATCCGCAAAGCagatatcatcatcaccacaCCAGAAAAATTTGACGGTATTAGTAGAAATTGGCAGACTAGAAAATTTGTGCAACAAGTTTCGCTGATTATTATGGATGAGATCCATTTGCTTGCTAGTGATCGTGGTCCTATTTTGGAGATGATTGTAAGTCGTATGAACTTTATCGCTGACAAGACTAAGAGAAAAGTTAGGCTTTTGGGTATGTCTACCGCTGTGGCCAATGCCCAAGATATGGCCAGCTGGCTGGGTGTCGACGATGGTAGTGGATTGTTTAACTTTTCTCAATCTGTCCGTCCTGTGCCTCTACAAATGTATATTGATGGGTTCCCTGATAATATGGGATTCTGTCCGTTGATGAAGACTATGAACAAACCTGCGTTCCTAGCAATCAAACGTCACTCACCTACTAAACCGGTCCTGATTTTTGTTGCCTCTCGTAGACAAACAAGAATTACGGCTCAAGATCTTATTCAAATGTGTGGTATGGAAGAGAACCCTAGAAGGTTTTTAAAGATGACAGAGGATGAACTTGCTACGGTTTTGGAAGAAGTTACTGATGAGACATTAAAGTTATCTTTACAATTCGGAATTGCACTGCACCATGCTGGTCTGATTGATAGTGACAGAAGAATCAGTCATGAGCTATTTGCTACCAACAAGGTGCAAATCTTGGTGGCTACAAGTACCTTGGCCTGGGGTGTGAATCTTCCTGCTTACCTGGTAATTATCAAGGGTACTCAATTCTTTGATGCCAAGATTGACACATATCGGGACATGGATCTGACGGATGTATTGCAAATGATGGGAAGAGCTGGGCGTCCAGCGTTTGATACCAGCGGTGTGGCCATAGTCTATACTAAGGAGTCGACAAAATCGTTCtacaaatattttttgaacaGTGGATTTCCAGTGGAGTCGTCGTTACATAAGGTTTTAGAGGATCACTTGGGAGCTGAAATTAGTGCTGGCACTATTTCCAGTAAACAGCAAGCACTAGATTTCCTCACTTGGACATTTTTGTATCGTCGCATTCACAGTAATCCAACTTATTATAAAATCAAGGGCCAAGAGTCAGAGGAAATAAATGACTGGGCTGTTGAGTTGGTCAATAAGACCATAGCCAACTTGGCTGATTCTGGTTGTGCTGTGGAGCAAGAAGATTGTACTGTACTTGCAACAAAGTTTTTGAGAATCTCCAGTTTTTATTATATGTCTCACAAGACGATGAAAAAGTTCTTGGAAAATATCAAGCCATCGATGTCTCTACGCGACTGTCTTCTCATTCTTGCCAAGGCGACTGAATACGATGAGCTTGCTATTCGTCACAATGAAGATCTTATCAACGAAGAACTATCTAAGAAGGTTAGATTTCATGGAGAGGACGTGGGTCTGAGAATGGTAGACCCCCATGTTAAGGCGTACCTCCTGGTTCAGGCACATATGAGCAGAATAGAGCTTCCAATTGAAGATTACGTGCAAGATACTGTTGCAGTATTAGATCAGAGTTTACGTATTCTTCAGGcagctgttgatacttGTGCTGAGTTGGGATATTTGAATAGTTGTCTTGAGTTTATTTCGTTGATGCGTTGTATCAAGCAGGCGTATTGGGATACCACCGACCCAGTGACGGCGCTCCCAGGTCTTAGATTACGTGACTCTGCTGGGGACTATGACGACCGTCGTCCTCGTTTGCAAGATATTGCTGGAAatgctgatgaagctgctAAACAATTGCATGTTGCGtggaagaaacaaaaagaattcAAACGAGTTGTATCGAATTTACCGATATTGACCATCAATGCTCATCTTGAAAAGTCCCAAGTCAAGGTGTCTTTAAAACATACCCACCAGGTAAAAGCTAAGAAGGTTTATGCTCCTCACTTCCACAAACCACAATCAGAATCCTGGTTTGTGATTCTTGCAAGTGGTGAGCGTGAGCTGATCTCTCTCCAGAGATGCTCTCCTGGAAACTCCATCGCCAATCTTACCATTGAAGTACCAGTCCAAAAGTCGAATCTCAGTCTTTTAATTCAGAATGATGCTTTAGATATATCGTACACCATTCCTCTCGGAAGATAGGGCActgtaataaataatagatactaattaatataaaatatgAAGTACTTCGTTGAATTTAATGACAGGTCTGGCAAAACAATAGCAACGAACTACTCAAGACACTGGGAATAGTCAtcataaataatttatttcattcatTAGATCATTACTGGATGAGCAGCGTCACTGCCATGGCAATGCAGCACAAGCTCACGTATGGACTTAGTCGCTCACCTATCCTAGCAGCTTTCCAGAAAACGCCGAATATGCTGTATCCAGAAGTTAGCATCTCAACAACTCAATTACGAAAACCTTTCCGTAGTCCTGTTGTCACTATTCGTCGAGCTACCTACCCCCCAAATAACGAACTCGAGCatagcgagaggagcctcggggtctggggaagagccccagccgtcggaggcaCAACTCAAAGACACTGTCAGAGACATCCAAACAAGTACTTACCCAGTTTTTTGTCTGTCAACAAGCGCTGGCACCAGGGCTCGGGCATATGTGGCAGTACAGATCAATAGCAGGATCACAAGCAGTAGCGACTGGAAGTTGAAAATCGCACTCTGTTTTTGCTCTGTTAGTTTCAATTAATAAAGGGCTTGACGTCAATCAAATATTGAGAAGCATTTGAGTACTTACCATTTGGTTAATTCGTAAAAACTCTTACGGGTATGGCTTGTATCAGGCTGTATTCAGATCACCACTTCACCATTCCCATACAGATCAACGACCAGCCGCGTCGTCGTTCAATGCAATCTTTATAACAACATTGGGATCTGTTAGCGTATGCATTGCATAGCCcgatatcaacaaacaagTCCTATTAATCCCTGCTGTGTCAAATTGAATTTAGTAGTTCGGATTGCTCGGTCATTTTTAGACTCTGTTTCGCTCTCATTTTCAAGGTAAGGCCTGGTATTCATGTTTTGGCAGTGTTGGTTGGTTAAATACtgttatttgtttgttgaagtGTTTATTAACTGGACCTTTGGTCTATTTTTAGTTTCTGATTATCGTGAATCATTCTTTGCTGAGCCTCTTTATGCGGAAATCGCCTAATTTTGTATATGTAGTTCGATTTGTTGGACTTTTGAGATATTGGGACTAATTATTCGTTTCATTTGACTATTGATTATAGTGGGTATATTTCATTATCGAAGTTAGCTGTTTATCCGTTGAATCCGTTAAACTGTTCGCATCTGTACGATCTATTTAGGGTAAGATATCCTAACTCCGAGTATCTGTTTATTCCTTGGTGAAAATTTTGTGTTATAGGTTCAGTGGTCTTAAAAGACTGGGGGCCATTTTCCTGATCACCTCATTCGTTGATCTGATCAGCTTCGTTAGAGCACGGGTTACTGTACTGAACCAGGATTGTATGAAATTTCTAATGCTCAAAAAGTAGATATCCGTTTGAATTCGCCAAGAAAAGAGCTTATAGCTATAAAATGCCGCCAGCTGCAGAGTCGCAAACTAAGTATAATGGCTCTTCTCAGGAACATCAGTTGGCGAAGTATCAAGCCGCTATAaatgcagctgctgcttcatcggTTGCTGCAACTTTAGCTGCTGGTTCAGCCTCAGGGCCAAAGTTCAAACAGACGGGGCCAAATAAATCTCTTCGGCAGCGAATCAAAGAACAACAGAAAGCTTCACATGCCCTGGTTAAATCCGAGCGAGATGCCGTGGTCAATAATAAGAACTCTTTTATATCAGCGGCTGCTAGTGCAgcctctgcttctgcttctgctgccgctgctgctgcgaaAAAGAACGTGGACACTGCTCAAGCTTCTCCAAAGGCTACAAGTTCTAATTCAAGACATTCTGCGCCCAGTTCGAAGACAACTAGTAGTAATTTGAGGGGCACTGGTGGCTCAAGtgacatcaacaacaaggATTCTACCGCTATAGAACAGGTTTTGGCAGCTACTTCTGCGCCATCAACGACTGCAAATGCAGTCAATACATCGACAGATTCGTTAAATTCGCAAATGAATGGATCTGCTAAAGCGGCCCTTTTTGCATTCAATAAAACCCGTCAAGATCCTGAAGACCAGAATGCCAGTACAGAAGCATCGAcagcggctgctgctgcaactgCTAATTCCTTAATGGTGTTGCCTGCCATTGAACCCACTAATTCTAGGCAATCTACGACGTCTGTTTCAATAGCTGATACAGACTCCCTTTACAATATTGCTGATAACACCGACAACATTAATACCGGAAGCAAACATACTAATGATGAGACGAAACCAGGAACTAATTCTCGTATCAGTTTCCGAGATAGAATATTGAGTGGATTCCCATCTTTTAATTTAACGGAAAACGAGAAGCATCATACCAGTTCTAACACAGCGGTACTTGATCCCACTGCAACTGCCAATGTAGCAGCGGCTGCAGCTGAGGCTGCAGCTGAGGAAGCTCATATTCTTCCACATAGTTCAATAAAAGGTCACGGAACGAATGAACCTAATAAACACCATTCTGCCCCTAATTCAGGGGAGATAAACTCTCACGAAGATTCACATTCGACTACCATACCCTCATCAGCACAAACGGGATTCTCATTAACACGAGCGGCAAAAGAAGCCGCTAAGAAAGCTGGGGCGACAAATAAACCACTTTCTGTTACCGCACTCCCACCTTCTAGCGATGCCGGGTCTATTGCTTCAACCACACCTCCACCACTTCCTGCGGGAACCACAGCGGGTTCTGCActagctgctgctatggCTGCAAGAACTACTGTTGTAGATATGtttgaaaagattgataatgatgtCAATACTAAACAACAGAGGCATACcaggaagaggaagagatTATATcaaccagcagcaagatGGACCCGTTCGACCCTTCCGACTGCTACAACAATGGcaacgacgacgacgacaacAACATCGGCTGATACCACTCATAGGGCCGCTAAAGAATATGTGGCACCTGCTCCTCAGCGACCATCTGCATCTATactagcagctgctaacTGGATGGATAATATGAAAAGCGACATGAGTGGTTCCGAGCGATCTCAGAGTCCAGATAGAGGACGCAAAATGACCCAAAGTCCAGTGGTATCGACACGAACGTCAACCTCATTATCTCGGCCTAGGACATTCCACGAGGAAATGTCGCTGTCTGAAACATTATTGCTGCCATACGCCTGGGAAAAAGAATACAGAAATCATAGTTCCGATAGCATTGGTACCGGGAAAGCTACTAGGAATTCTAGTAGTCCGACTGGATCGCCCGTGCTCCCTTCGCCACGAGAACCGCCACGTCGTACCTTATCAAGGTCACCAAATACCTATAGTGGAGCGTCTACAGCCACCGTAGGTTCCAATGGACCAATCCATCCTGATTACTTCAGCTATAAAAACTTCACACCATCTTCAGGAGGCTCTAGTGGCAGCGGGTATACAGTCaactcatcaacagcagacTCGCAGGGACCTCATGCTACACGAGTATCACATTCTCTGGGAGAAGGATCTAATTCCAATGTATCTCTGTCTTCGACCCTTCGAGTTCCAACACTACCACGGCCCGCAACGCATACAGCAGGCACTCTAGGCTTAGCGCCATCTAAATCACCAAATACCTCAGGGGGCTCTTTTTTTAGTCGATTCTCGAGAAAAGCTCGTCCGGAGagaccagctccagcacctccaACTACCAACCTCAAAATCACAATGCGTAAGGAGCATAAACACAGAAATTTTAATGAAGACAAGCCATGGAAACATCATATGGACGCAGTGACTCTGACCGACCGAGAGAAAAAACGGTATGAAGGAATCTGGGCTACCAACAAGGGCGTTCATTTGAAATATCTTTATGAACCTGATGAaagtgatgaagaagaagatgatgacgaggcTGAGGTTAAAAAGGAAAATTCCGATCCTGAAAGTGGAATAGATCACAGAGCTTCTTTAGATCTTGATGAACGGAATCCAGCAGAGGATATCCATGGAATAATGGTTCGTGATATTTGGCGGAGAAGTCGATTGCCAGATTCACTTTTAGAACAAATCTGGGATCTAGTTGATAGACACCATGATGGTACACTAGATAGAGAAGGATTCCTTGTTGGAATGTGGCTCGTCGACCAATGCTTATATGGCCGCAAGCTTCCAAATACTATTAGTGACAAAATT
This window harbors:
- the SLH1 gene encoding Slh1p (Putative RNA helicase related to Ski2p; involved in translation inhibition of non-poly(A) mRNAs; required for repressing propagation of dsRNA viruses; GO_component: GO:0005737 - cytoplasm [Evidence IEA,IEA]; GO_component: GO:0005737 - cytoplasm [Evidence IDA] [PMID 14562095]; GO_component: GO:0042788 - polysomal ribosome [Evidence IDA] [PMID 21076151]; GO_function: GO:0005524 - ATP binding [Evidence IEA,IEA]; GO_function: GO:0008026 - ATP-dependent helicase activity [Evidence IEA]; GO_function: GO:0003724 - RNA helicase activity [Evidence ISS] [PMID 9133744]; GO_function: GO:0004386 - helicase activity [Evidence IEA,IEA]; GO_function: GO:0016787 - hydrolase activity [Evidence IEA]; GO_function: GO:0003729 - mRNA binding [Evidence IDA] [PMID 23222640]; GO_function: GO:0003676 - nucleic acid binding [Evidence IEA]; GO_function: GO:0017111 - nucleoside-triphosphatase activity [Evidence IEA]; GO_function: GO:0000166 - nucleotide binding [Evidence IEA,IEA]; GO_process: GO:0006200 - ATP catabolic process [Evidence IEA]; GO_process: GO:0002181 - cytoplasmic translation [Evidence IGI] [PMID 21076151]; GO_process: GO:0051607 - defense response to virus [Evidence IEA]; GO_process: GO:0006417 - regulation of translation [Evidence IEA]; GO_process: GO:0006417 - regulation of translation [Evidence IGI,IMP] [PMID 10922069]; GO_process: GO:0006417 - regulation of translation [Evidence IGI,IMP] [PMID 11438647]); amino-acid sequence: MGTTRTQEEFYEEVIIPYPKKKTVIRDSDLVAIKDLDPLCQGTFSRYKTLNRMQSLVYPVGYNTNENMLVCAPTGAGKTDVALLTMLNTILHHSTYDEESGVYDIQYDDFKIVYVAPLKALAAEVVEKMGNRLAWLGVNVRELTGDMQLTRAEIAATQVIVTTPEKWDVVSRKSTGDNELVTKVKLLIIDEVHLLHEDRGAVIESLVARTLRQVESTQSMIRIVGLSATLPNFIDVAEFLRVNLQQGLFYFDASFRPVPLKQQFVGVKGKAGSKQAQENIDKVAYDKLIENLQQGHQVMVFVHSRKDTVKTSRTFMNMAQANGDMDLFDSSEVDGYDGFKREMSKHKNKDMKELFDRGFGVHHAGMLRAERNMTEKLFMNGAIKVLCCTATLAWGVNLPAAVVIVKGTQIYDAKQGGFVDLGISDVIQIFGRAGRPQFEKYGTGILCTSLDRLDHYLSAITQQHPIESRLQPKLADNLNAEISLGTVTNVDEGVQWLGYTYLFVRMRKNPLAYGLVWNDVVDDPLLGARRRALVVEAARRLHSIQMIIFDEGKTDSFLAKDLGRIASDFYLLNNSVEVFNTLLKPLATEADIFAMISMSGEFDGIKAREEESKELTKLREESSPCQIGSALDSPEGKTNVLLQAFISKATIQDSALSSDANYVAQNATRIARALFLICVNRRWGHLARVLLSLCKSVDRRLWSFEHPLAQFNELPMQIIRNLEAKNPSVLSLKEMETREIGELVRNTHQGNNVARLADRFPLLEVSNAEIQPITAKVLRVHVELEPDFKWDPKYHGKTQFFWVWIEEDSEKFEILHNEKVILSKGSMDSPHVLDFTIPISEPLPDQLIVRVMSDSWAGSETSVAVSFKHLIRPETQPIQTKLLKLRPLPVTALKNDLLESMYRQKFEYFNPMQTMAFNTLYHKDTSVLLGSPTGSGKTVACELAIWAAFKKFPGSKVVYIAPMKALVKERVGDWSRGICRQAGIKLVELTGDTNPDADSIRKADIIITTPEKFDGISRNWQTRKFVQQVSLIIMDEIHLLASDRGPILEMIVSRMNFIADKTKRKVRLLGMSTAVANAQDMASWLGVDDGSGLFNFSQSVRPVPLQMYIDGFPDNMGFCPLMKTMNKPAFLAIKRHSPTKPVLIFVASRRQTRITAQDLIQMCGMEENPRRFLKMTEDELATVLEEVTDETLKLSLQFGIALHHAGLIDSDRRISHELFATNKVQILVATSTLAWGVNLPAYLVIIKGTQFFDAKIDTYRDMDLTDVLQMMGRAGRPAFDTSGVAIVYTKESTKSFYKYFLNSGFPVESSLHKVLEDHLGAEISAGTISSKQQALDFLTWTFLYRRIHSNPTYYKIKGQESEEINDWAVELVNKTIANLADSGCAVEQEDCTVLATKFLRISSFYYMSHKTMKKFLENIKPSMSLRDCLLILAKATEYDELAIRHNEDLINEELSKKVRFHGEDVGLRMVDPHVKAYLLVQAHMSRIELPIEDYVQDTVAVLDQSLRILQAAVDTCAELGYLNSCLEFISLMRCIKQAYWDTTDPVTALPGLRLRDSAGDYDDRRPRLQDIAGNADEAAKQLHVAWKKQKEFKRVVSNLPILTINAHLEKSQVKVSLKHTHQVKAKKVYAPHFHKPQSESWFVILASGERELISLQRCSPGNSIANLTIEVPVQKSNLSLLIQNDALDISYTIPLGR
- the IRS4 gene encoding Irs4p (EH domain-containing protein; involved in regulating phosphatidylinositol 4,5-bisphosphate levels and autophagy; Irs4p and Tax4p bind and activate the PtdIns phosphatase Inp51p; Irs4p and Tax4p are involved in localizing Atg17p to the PAS; IRS4 has a paralog, TAX4, that arose from the whole genome duplication; GO_component: GO:0005739 - mitochondrion [Evidence IDA] [PMID 14576278]; GO_component: GO:0005739 - mitochondrion [Evidence IDA] [PMID 16823961]; GO_component: GO:0000407 - pre-autophagosomal structure [Evidence IDA] [PMID 18298591]; GO_function: GO:0005509 - calcium ion binding [Evidence IEA]; GO_function: GO:0003674 - molecular_function [Evidence ND]; GO_process: GO:0032258 - CVT pathway [Evidence IGI] [PMID 18298591]; GO_process: GO:0006914 - autophagy [Evidence IGI] [PMID 18298591]; GO_process: GO:0009267 - cellular response to starvation [Evidence IGI] [PMID 18298591]; GO_process: GO:0000183 - chromatin silencing at rDNA [Evidence IMP] [PMID 10082585]; GO_process: GO:0031505 - fungal-type cell wall organization [Evidence IGI] [PMID 15265867]; GO_process: GO:0048017 - inositol lipid-mediated signaling [Evidence IGI] [PMID 15265867]; GO_process: GO:0006629 - lipid metabolic process [Evidence IEA]), producing the protein MPPAAESQTKYNGSSQEHQLAKYQAAINAAAASSVAATLAAGSASGPKFKQTGPNKSLRQRIKEQQKASHALVKSERDAVVNNKNSFISAAASAASASASAAAAAAKKNVDTAQASPKATSSNSRHSAPSSKTTSSNLRGTGGSSDINNKDSTAIEQVLAATSAPSTTANAVNTSTDSLNSQMNGSAKAALFAFNKTRQDPEDQNASTEASTAAAAATANSLMVLPAIEPTNSRQSTTSVSIADTDSLYNIADNTDNINTGSKHTNDETKPGTNSRISFRDRILSGFPSFNLTENEKHHTSSNTAVLDPTATANVAAAAAEAAAEEAHILPHSSIKGHGTNEPNKHHSAPNSGEINSHEDSHSTTIPSSAQTGFSLTRAAKEAAKKAGATNKPLSVTALPPSSDAGSIASTTPPPLPAGTTAGSALAAAMAARTTVVDMFEKIDNDVNTKQQRHTRKRKRLYQPAARWTRSTLPTATTMATTTTTTTSADTTHRAAKEYVAPAPQRPSASILAAANWMDNMKSDMSGSERSQSPDRGRKMTQSPVVSTRTSTSLSRPRTFHEEMSLSETLLLPYAWEKEYRNHSSDSIGTGKATRNSSSPTGSPVLPSPREPPRRTLSRSPNTYSGASTATVGSNGPIHPDYFSYKNFTPSSGGSSGSGYTVNSSTADSQGPHATRVSHSLGEGSNSNVSLSSTLRVPTLPRPATHTAGTLGLAPSKSPNTSGGSFFSRFSRKARPERPAPAPPTTNLKITMRKEHKHRNFNEDKPWKHHMDAVTLTDREKKRYEGIWATNKGVHLKYLYEPDESDEEEDDDEAEVKKENSDPESGIDHRASLDLDERNPAEDIHGIMVRDIWRRSRLPDSLLEQIWDLVDRHHDGTLDREGFLVGMWLVDQCLYGRKLPNTISDKIWSSVGRLNVKIRLHKKEIKKEDKKERKKKKKGE
- a CDS encoding activating signal cointegrator 1 complex subunit 3; protein product: MQPKQLEDFLGLVAQMKSDIQKLNIPSTPNSVEIIDNDPLVLPEFGASSLEHDTLNTSASSRLSGTEWLKEQCQLAARANSGFSAEDLQAMLTDILKSDIADSELQGTLADMLGFDNLGLVSELIQRRSTLFIDEVSIPVDFEKGSLLPIRFVQYSIEAVGVGVN